ttcttagcaggtagctaggtggcaccaccaggcaaggtgatgaagctatgcaaataatctggctcatcactacaaccctaacactagtgctaagtactgaagcaacaaaggaaaacatgtgcgctacaacaatagcctctgtcacgctttatcactgtgAGTAcatgtgtatcgtaagtgtattctaattgattagtgcatgcgctagtgtcatcacttgtaaggaagagcagtaccagcagttgtagctcgatagtgatgtctccagtgttgcaaaagatcgataatacctggattattgtttaaagctgtttccagcaGTCCACAAGTCCACTCCGTGTATGCGCTAgtgtcatgacttgtaaggaagagccagcagcagcacagttgtagctcgatagtggtgtctccagtgttattattattattattattatttgttaattggtacaaggaagacaaagtcttataaaaaccaatctcaaatacatctaaataaaatcaaaccggcagtcatataaaaatacatctaatttagtcttaaagatcagtacattaggtgcagatacaatttcgtggggtaaggtgttccaatcattgacgattctctgtgaaaaactatgacctctaatagcagtgttgaagcgatttttggaaagtttgagtccattagatcgggtggggttggtattaacagtaaaaaaatagtctttgtccacagatactaaattgttcaggattttgtaagtcataatcagatccattctggttcgacggtaaagtaagctgggtagattaagttcttggagtctttcagagtatgtcaaattatagaaggagggtataagttttgtggctcttctttgaactgctTCTAATTTACGGATGTTTTTCATAAGATGAGGGTTCCAGACAGTTGACGCATAGTCCAAAATTGGGCGAACAAGAGTAACGTATAATAATCTTATTGTGTTGGCATCCCTGGAGGCAAAGGTACGTTTAATAATTCCCAATACCCTGTTAGCTTTCATTACAATTTGATTAACATGAGATGTAAACTTCAAAtctttatcaaatactacacccagatctttttcctccacaaccatggagatcatatttgcttcattttcGGATGAGAAATAATACTCTGTGTTTGATGAAGAATGTCCAATTGTGCTGTAGTGACATTTAGGAAGGTTAAGGAAGGATAGCCATGTGTCACACCATTGCAAAGCGGAATCAATGTCTTCTTgcagttgcaagagatggataattcctggattattgtttaaaagctgtttccagctcagtccaccagtccagtccagtccagtccgtggaataaagtaggccccCAAAATAGCCTAAACAAGAGTCTAAATACAGCACTTCTACTTTTGGTAGCATTTAATTTGGCTGATTCTTGCTCTACACTGAATCCTTCTTGGTTCACTTTTTTTCAATATTGAGAACTAAAACCTATCTGCCAGATAATTGGGGGGAGAGGTAATGCACACAAACGTACTGACACTCTGACTGTACAAACAGACACATGACCATTTTGTCATTCTCAATACAGCTGATGGGAGAACACTTTGCCTGGTATCATGTTAAAGAGATTACTAACCTATCTGATGTCAGTGCACTACTGATGAAGGAGTATGGTAGTGGTAGCCATGGTGATGTGACCCCAGGTGATGAAAGACAACAATGGTgaggagatcatgtgatccagtacACAGTTCACATGATCCATCATACAGGTTTACATCACTACCAGCCGATCATAGTTATCACGTGAAGGATGTGCCAAGACTTGATGATGAGGTGGGTGTATCTGTGTGCTATGTGATTCATGGTAGCATCATTGTAGAGCTCACATGACCCTCCACTCTGTGACAAAGTCACTGATTTACGCAAGTGTCTACTATGCAGTCAATCTGGGGACCATTCTGAGAAGGTTTGTGCACATGTACACTAACTGTTTAATGGATCCAATCCAAACACTTCATGATCTTGTAGTTCCAATACCTCAGTATCATACAGTGGGTTATGTGTGAGAGTTATGTTTTTGTGAAGCTGCTAAAATACTCTCCAATATAATCTGTGAGATATAGGCAGTTTGTCTGTGTATCACTTTATATGCTGTGAGAACTGTATATGTAGTTCAGAAGGTTTTCACTAAACACTGTTCACTTGAAAATACAAATTGAATGTTGCAAAAGTCAAAAATTTGAATCTCGGACATGTGATCCATCAATTACCATGTAGCGTAATGTGTAGTCAACGTTGACATTCTTTTAAACTACATGTTTAAATAGTAGATCATCCTTCAGACACCATTTAGTTGTTCAAGTAGATATTGAATTGCCATGTGTGTCCCAGAACCCTCACAAACCTTCTTTCAGCCACCCCAACACAATACAGCTGTACATCACTTTCCTAGCTAAGAAGCAAGTAATACATTATCCATACTTGTTGTGAATGGGACAAAAAGTGTTTACAATATAAACACCAGACTACCATATTTGGTTACACTATCACACATGCCTAGTGTGTAGCAGCAAAGGTACTAGAGGTAATGGAGTACTCAGCTTCCACACTTAATATACATCAAATTATATAAAGTgattatatactctaatagagcagtcagacacaGTAGTCCTGTACAAGTCCTGATAACAGAGGTGATATAGAACTATAACATGATTTGAATACGTCCAACTGTTATGGTGAAATAAAGATTCAAAGTTATTGGGTTATAAATGTACATGACACAACCAACAGTTATAATTCTCCACCTCTTGTTATAACTGACTGACAATTGGGTTAGATCATGACCAGTAGAACTGCTTTAAGACAGACACCATAGACATAATTATAAAGAAGTGTAGCTATATTAAATGTTATGTGTGTACCTATTCTGCTTCACTACATTATGAACTCTGTCCTGTAAGGATGTTGTTAGGTTGTGATGGACATGTCATGTGGATTATTCTCTACAGAGTGCTGGCCGACTAATTCCTTGTGGTATTGGGGAGTGGGTACATGTCAATTGTGCCCTCTGGTCGGCTGAAGTGTACGAGGAGCAAAGTGGAATGATGTATGATGTCCATACTGCCATTAGTCGTGGTAGTCGTGTACGATGTGACGTTTGTCATGATCTGGGAGCTACGATTGGCTGTTGTGCTGGACGGTGTAGTCGCTCCTTCCACTTCCTGTGTGCTCTGAGTGCTGACTGCATCTTTCTAGCCAATAAGAATCTGTTTTGTCCTGAACATGCATCGTCATGTGAAGATCAGGTGAGTCCACAGTGGTGTTGGGGGAATGTACCATTTCTCTCTCATTTTTATAGCCTAAGGCAACAGAAGAGCAATTACAAGTGAGTCGCTGTGTTGTAGTAGACATGTTACCAGAGAGACATTACGTTCGATTGGTCGAATCTATTGATCCAGAACAACTTAGCACTCAAATTGGTATGGTAGGCATTTATTAGAATACTGATTTATTTGCTCATTCTAATTAGGATGCACCCTTGTACATGAGGCAGGGGAGATTATACCGCAATCAGAAACCTCTACATGTCTCCTTCCTTCTAAATATAGGTATTGCCGTGCTTCCTTGTTTGGTAATAACAAATATTTATGTTGCTATAGGTGTAGTTTTCAATTCTGGGATGTTAATAATCCAGTTGCCATGACTACGTACACACTAACAGTAAGACGTAATGATGAAGCCCCACAAGTGTATCTTAGCAGCTGGGCGCACCCCTCCCCTGGGGGTGATGTTGACAACCCAACAATAGACTATGAGTGTGTCACAGTCGGTGCTCCCCCTCAGCCTGACATGCATACTGACAGACTGTCACATGGAGTGGACACCATATTATCTCAAGTGACAAGCCAGAGGCAACGACAACTGGAAGCTCAACTTGTGGGTGGGGCTCTGGAGGGGCTAATGAGCCTTGCAGGGGATAGCAGCTTATTGGATCGAATTAAGTTGTTTAATATGGCTGCTGCTGCCCCTGCCGAGCCTTCTACTGGCTGCACTGCACCAATCACAAGTGAAGAACTGAAGTCACCATGTTTAGACAAGTTGCAACTGCAGAAACCAGCCACACCCCATTTATTGGAGCTCCACCTCAGCAGTAGTAGTGGCTACTCTGCACATAGTGCTACAATACCAGgtgaccatatatggtatatagTTCTGTTACATGTGTTATGCCATATATGGTGTGTTGTGTTACATGTGTATGTCTTGTTACCTTATATGGTGTTATATAAATTGTTATTGCAGTTTGTATATGTTCTAGAATTATGGAGTGAATTAATTAGCAAGTTACAACAGCAGAGATCAGCAATCGGGTTGGATAGAATTGCAGTGGACAACATTTCACCATTCAAAGTGTTTGGTGTTTCACTGGTGGGTGTGCTCATGTGTTGACATGGTAATTAGCCCCACCCCTTCTACAGGAATCAGTGGTCAGGATAATAGAGCAACTACCAGAAGCTGAAAACTGTACTCTTTATCAGTTTCAACATCATCCACCATCTAAACTGAGCAGCTGGTATGATGCTAAGAAGGTCAGTGACCTTTTGATTGTGACTTGATCGTAACATTGCTTGTCTTGATTTGCTTGTCTTGATTGTGACGTTTCTTGTCTTGATGTTATAATTGTGTCATTACCATAATAATTTTACTTCAGAATTATAATTCAAGTGTTGATGTACTGAATGTATGGTTGTGTTTCTCTGGTATTGTCTTTACTAGAAGACAAGGCAAGATTGTTTCACTGTATCTATAGTAAATAATGGTGTCACTCTTGACTGTATGTAAagccagaggagggtggaaacATTTTATGTGCTACTTGAAAATATTGTGTGGAATATCATGTCAACACCGTGTAATAGTCATAACCGGCTAATGGTGGTGATCACTTGGGATCATTAGCTGTTTTGATTACACTTCATGTGATGATTAAGATGATGTTTACAAAAGGACTGTCCAAAATCTGTACATATAGTACTACACAAGTGTGTATATTCTTAACATAACAAATGATGACAAACTTTGTTACGTAATTCACACATTTTTGTTCATTCCAAGTTGtataattcattttattggtgcttccaccctcctctaaTGTAAAGCCACGTGTCTTGATGATGTCAATACTTGTCATCAATGATGTCATAGAGGGAGACAATCAATCAAACTGGATGTGCTCGTTCTGAACCTTATCGTGGTCGTCAGCCATGGGACATGTTCAACTTCTTGATGTCCGAGTATCGACCAAAACCTCCTGCAGTGAACCATGAGGACTTAGCTATGGCTGAACAAGAAGGGTTGATAACTAACAAGTGAGCTAGACACTATCTTAGTATTACAAGTCATCATGTAACATCACAGGCAAGTCTTCTCTGCTGCTAGTACCCTGCCGATGGCTATGAGGTATCGGAACTTACGCAAGAAAGTCAAACACACAGTGGGCGTGTACAAGTCATCAATACATGGGATGGGATTATTCTGTAAACTACCCATTGACCCATTTGAGATGGTCATCGAATATTCCGGCACTGTGATTAGATCAACCCTCACTGACAAGAGAGAAGATTATTACAACAGCAAAGTGTGTtctgtgtgtagtagtagtagttgtggTGGTAGTTGGGTGTGGTCCCCTAATTTACTGTCTACTACTTGTTTGGACCCAAATTAACTTGTTGTATTGTAGAACAGTTGAATGTTCTTTTTGTAGAAGTTCATGACTGAACCACTCCCACACATTTAATATTTTGAGCACCATTTGAAGGTTCATTTATGCAATGACTTTGCAAGTTTATTGTGTACCAGTTATATCCTAATAGTACTAGTTATTGTGTACCAGTTATATCCTAATAGTGCTAGTTGTTGTGTACCAGTTATATCCTAATAGTGCTAGTTGTTGTGTACCAGTTATATCCTAATAGTGTTAGTTGTTGTGTACCAGTTATATCCTAATAGTGCTAGTTGTTGTGTACCAGTTATATCCTAATAGTGTTAGTTGTTGTTTACCAGTTATATCCTAATAGTGCTAGTTGTTGTGTACCAGTTATATCCTAATAGTGCTAGTTGTTGTGTACCAGTTATATCCTAATAGTGCTAGTTGTTGTGTACCAGTTATATCCTAATAGTGTTAGTTGTTGTGTACCAGTTATATCCTAATAGTGCTAGTTGTTGTGTACCAGTTATATCCTAATAGTGCTAGTTGTTGTGTACCAGTTATATCCTAATAGTGCTAGTTGTTGTGTACCAGTTATATCCTAATAGTGCTAGTTGTTGTGTACCAGTTATATCCTAATAGTGCTAGTTGTTGTGTACCAGTTATATCCTAATAGTGCTAGTTGTTGTGTACCAGTTATATCCTAATAGTGCTAGTTGTTGTGTACCAGTTATATCCTAATAGTGCTAGTTGTTGTGTACCAGTTATATCCTAATAGTGCTAGTTGTTGTGTACCAGTTATATCCTAATAGTGCTAGTTGTTGTGTACCAGTTATATCCTAATAGTGCTAGTTGTTGTGTACCAGTTATATCCTAATAGTGTTAGTTGTTGTGTACCAGTAATAGTGCTAGTTGTTGTGTACCAGTTATATCCTAATAGTGCTAGTTATTGTGTACCAGTTATATCCTAATAGTGCTAGTTGTTGTGTACCAGTTATATCCTAATAGTGCTAGTTGTTGTGTACGTGACACAATTTGATAATTGCTGAGATATACTTCAGATTATTATATTACTGTCAAACTTTGTTCTATACATAATAAGGGATTTTGGTAGACTCCAACAGGTATGGCTTCATGAGGACAACCTCAAGTAAATATGGTCTAAACTTAAAGTTACCATAGGCCCATAGCAATCTGTTCCTCATATCAACCAGCAATAGTGATTCGTATTGAGCTCTTAATTATTTCACACAGAACATTGGTTGTTACATGTTCCGTATTGATGAGCATGAAGTTGTCGATGCTACGATGTCAGGAAATGCTGCCAGGTTTATCAATCACTCTTGTgaggtgtgtagtgtagtgtgcgtgcgtgcgtgcgtgtgtgctaCTTGTCTTGATTGTACTTGATGTCACAGTTTATCTTGATTTGTTACTATTGGTCTCGATGATGTTTTTGTCATTACAGCCAAACTGTTATTCTAAGATAATCACCGTCGATGGTCGTAAGAAGATTATAATATTCGCTCGTAGAAGGTACACTAACAATGTACAGTGGTGTCCATATATGGTATTGCTACAGAATTGTCCCTGGGGAGGAGCTAACATATGACTACAAGTTTCCAATAGAAGATGCTAGTGCTAAGATCCCGTGTTGTTGTGGAGCTGCTAACTGTCGAGGAACAATGAACTAATAAACTACTACCCCTAATAATATGATAATAATATTTGTACAGCTTACCACACTATCACATGTATAGCTACCTTTTGATAAAttagtaaaatattttaattttgttaattatTTCTTGGCATAATAGGGATGAGTTGGTCAACCGTTTCAGCAGTATTGTCTGTTcagtaataaataattaatacagTGACTGGTGTGCGCCCTATTAGAGTGCTAAATTAGATGCGCTTCTATTAGGGCGCTACGATAGAACAATTCCAATTATAGCCCACTGTATAACCATGGCAACGGGACAACATGGCAGACGCTAATAGCAGTCATGCCTTTTTGGCAGCTGAAGCGAAGAAGATTATAGCGATAGCAATTGAGAATGCTATTAAACATCTTTCTGGTGAAGAAGACAAGATAGCGGTGGCTGATTATTGGCCGCTTGGTGAAGACGTTAACGAACAAACAGGTGGATTAGCTATTGAAGCCTTTGTGAAGGTGATAGCCCATGGCGTAATAGAGTTGTAAATTAATTGGTCTACTTGTAGGAGTGGGCGAGGGGTAATGAGTGGAAATATTACATCCAATTCTTAGGCCAAACTGAACCAGACAAATTCCAGTTTGAAGTTAGATGGAGTATTCCAACAAGACGCAAACCAATCCCTAGAGCAACTGCCTCAGTATATTTCACCTTATGGGCTCACAACATGGTACACAATAATTGTTAATTAGGGGTCGTTTAACTTGTGGCCACTTTACAGGACGAAAAAGTGTCTGTGTTCTATGTGTTTGAGGGGCACCGGCTAGTTCACAGGTAAGTGGCTTACAgttaggtgtgtgtgtgtatagtgtgtccCTCACAGGCCAGGGCAACCAGAGTTTAGAGAGGTCTGGTTAAAAAACATTATTGACAACAAAATGAAAGTACTTGAAACATTATCGCAACAACAACTCTTAACACTTTGATGTGACACAATACATTATAACGTGATGTTTAAAAAAATCTAAATGtaagtaaataattataattattttaattatgtacatacaaataAAGTAGTGTAGTAAGACATCATGTGCCGAGAATGGCCACTAAATTATGTCCGTGATAATCCGTTG
This portion of the Dysidea avara chromosome 12, odDysAvar1.4, whole genome shotgun sequence genome encodes:
- the LOC136240307 gene encoding histone-lysine N-methyltransferase 2B-like isoform X1, which translates into the protein MPKVKLPTVNPSKKAGSSKKATSSSGKDSSPAKDVSCVAKISDLLTDASAMLHREDDMVSCGKNILRNLSAPFLGFKPEEVLSQRRKLQGSLKQLGVEHKRKSDTPLKSIASVPSSSAATDAAVEIDASINDSITEDITDKDLSINKDGGSAKEVCKSHKKKEDGSAKKSSGKRKKERHSGPMAKKHKVDSDSSPPLVVPTVEGDEAPPLVVPTVEGDEDSMDTMQTRMRTGTISKNTLAHLSGVMDGSDQESMGSRPLSPNWEEEPADSGSESKIPSGRSKGGGGKMCKRRGRCMECPNCLKKDDCGQCPNCLDKPKFGGPNTRKQACIQRKCHFLMIRERRKGGESGSSSASKQSKKQPRPPKEEEAGLVQTRPHPIATSRAAALMQRRTTRRIKGKSAVQLRWQHISSDGMTVYWRRGQQAHVIPLCAHCGSAGVSELMRCQICCVPYHWYCLKDYCHGDDSQKSFICSSCIGCAVCGRNGNVWQCSRCDEYYHIECLPEHTPTPTRATRHSWRCITCNICSSCKNSCSDEMFNHTPSNTPDQPPLQFCATCFKLFSDGNYCPICYECYSDSDYESKMVQCGRCDHWVHSHCEQMTDEEYEVLSELPEESVMFLCCLCSEEKDWREAIYQHCSGVFQQIMNNLQNLSVAKILFKPTERGGVPNNGRNVDRTSLVPMLERVANGYYKTVDEFSNALLLAMMSLLHCEQDQSLYKTVIAAWGQFTKLMGEHFAWYHVKEITNLSDVSALLMKEYGSGSHGDVTPGDERQQWFTSLPADHSYHVKDVPRLDDESSHDPPLCDKVTDLRKCLLCSQSGDHSEKSAGRLIPCGIGEWVHVNCALWSAEVYEEQSGMMYDVHTAISRGSRVRCDVCHDLGATIGCCAGRCSRSFHFLCALSADCIFLANKNLFCPEHASSCEDQPKATEEQLQVSRCVVVDMLPERHYVRLVESIDPEQLSTQIGCTLVHEAGEIIPQSETSTCLLPSKYRCSFQFWDVNNPVAMTTYTLTVRRNDEAPQVYLSSWAHPSPGGDVDNPTIDYECVTVGAPPQPDMHTDRLSHGVDTILSQVTSQRQRQLEAQLVGGALEGLMSLAGDSSLLDRIKLFNMAAAAPAEPSTGCTAPITSEELKSPCLDKLQLQKPATPHLLELHLSSSSGYSAHSATIPELWSELISKLQQQRSAIGLDRIAVDNISPFKVFGVSLESVVRIIEQLPEAENCTLYQFQHHPPSKLSSWYDAKKRETINQTGCARSEPYRGRQPWDMFNFLMSEYRPKPPAVNHEDLAMAEQEGLITNKQVFSAASTLPMAMRYRNLRKKVKHTVGVYKSSIHGMGLFCKLPIDPFEMVIEYSGTVIRSTLTDKREDYYNSKNIGCYMFRIDEHEVVDATMSGNAARFINHSCEPNCYSKIITVDGRKKIIIFARRRIVPGEELTYDYKFPIEDASAKIPCCCGAANCRGTMN
- the LOC136240307 gene encoding histone-lysine N-methyltransferase 2B-like isoform X2, giving the protein MPKVKLPTVNPSKKAGSSKKATSSSGKDSSPAKDVSCVAKISDLLTDASAMLHREDDMSAPFLGFKPEEVLSQRRKLQGSLKQLGVEHKRKSDTPLKSIASVPSSSAATDAAVEIDASINDSITEDITDKDLSINKDGGSAKEVCKSHKKKEDGSAKKSSGKRKKERHSGPMAKKHKVDSDSSPPLVVPTVEGDEAPPLVVPTVEGDEDSMDTMQTRMRTGTISKNTLAHLSGVMDGSDQESMGSRPLSPNWEEEPADSGSESKIPSGRSKGGGGKMCKRRGRCMECPNCLKKDDCGQCPNCLDKPKFGGPNTRKQACIQRKCHFLMIRERRKGGESGSSSASKQSKKQPRPPKEEEAGLVQTRPHPIATSRAAALMQRRTTRRIKGKSAVQLRWQHISSDGMTVYWRRGQQAHVIPLCAHCGSAGVSELMRCQICCVPYHWYCLKDYCHGDDSQKSFICSSCIGCAVCGRNGNVWQCSRCDEYYHIECLPEHTPTPTRATRHSWRCITCNICSSCKNSCSDEMFNHTPSNTPDQPPLQFCATCFKLFSDGNYCPICYECYSDSDYESKMVQCGRCDHWVHSHCEQMTDEEYEVLSELPEESVMFLCCLCSEEKDWREAIYQHCSGVFQQIMNNLQNLSVAKILFKPTERGGVPNNGRNVDRTSLVPMLERVANGYYKTVDEFSNALLLAMMSLLHCEQDQSLYKTVIAAWGQFTKLMGEHFAWYHVKEITNLSDVSALLMKEYGSGSHGDVTPGDERQQWFTSLPADHSYHVKDVPRLDDESSHDPPLCDKVTDLRKCLLCSQSGDHSEKSAGRLIPCGIGEWVHVNCALWSAEVYEEQSGMMYDVHTAISRGSRVRCDVCHDLGATIGCCAGRCSRSFHFLCALSADCIFLANKNLFCPEHASSCEDQPKATEEQLQVSRCVVVDMLPERHYVRLVESIDPEQLSTQIGCTLVHEAGEIIPQSETSTCLLPSKYRCSFQFWDVNNPVAMTTYTLTVRRNDEAPQVYLSSWAHPSPGGDVDNPTIDYECVTVGAPPQPDMHTDRLSHGVDTILSQVTSQRQRQLEAQLVGGALEGLMSLAGDSSLLDRIKLFNMAAAAPAEPSTGCTAPITSEELKSPCLDKLQLQKPATPHLLELHLSSSSGYSAHSATIPELWSELISKLQQQRSAIGLDRIAVDNISPFKVFGVSLESVVRIIEQLPEAENCTLYQFQHHPPSKLSSWYDAKKRETINQTGCARSEPYRGRQPWDMFNFLMSEYRPKPPAVNHEDLAMAEQEGLITNKQVFSAASTLPMAMRYRNLRKKVKHTVGVYKSSIHGMGLFCKLPIDPFEMVIEYSGTVIRSTLTDKREDYYNSKNIGCYMFRIDEHEVVDATMSGNAARFINHSCEPNCYSKIITVDGRKKIIIFARRRIVPGEELTYDYKFPIEDASAKIPCCCGAANCRGTMN
- the LOC136240319 gene encoding A-kinase anchor protein 14-like yields the protein MADANSSHAFLAAEAKKIIAIAIENAIKHLSGEEDKIAVADYWPLGEDVNEQTGGLAIEAFVKEWARGNEWKYYIQFLGQTEPDKFQFEVRWSIPTRRKPIPRATASVYFTLWAHNMDEKVSVFYVFEGHRLVHRPGQPEFREVWLKNIIDNKMKVLETLSQQQLLTL